The genomic DNA ATTTGTATTCGACAAAGAAGGGGGCGAGGATGAGGACCTCTTCCCCAGGATTGAGGATCGTTTTAAGGACGACATTAAGGCCGCCGCCGGCACCGCAGGTCATCACGACGTGCTCCGGGCCGACGGGGACCGCCGAGGTCTCGGAGAGGATTTCGGCGACTGCGCTGCGGGTCTCTTCGTAGCCGGCATTATTCATATACCGGTGCATCCCGGGCTGCGGATGATTGGCGATCTTGAGCAGTTCCTCTCGAAATGCTGCCGGCGGTTCGACGGAGGGGTTGCCTATGGTGAAATCGAAGACATTTTCCGCCCCATGAATCCGGCTGAGATTCGCCCCTTCCTCAAACATCTTGCGAATCCAGGAAGAACCCTCGATGCTCTTTTTGATTTTGTCGGATACGCTCATCAGTAACTCCAGGCCTTAATTCAAATCCGGCGGGGCCGCGCGGCGGGATGAAACCTCATCTCAGCCGAGGAGCGCGGGCAGCCAGGTGGCCATGGCGGGGAAAAAAATCAGGAGGCCGATGCAGGCGACGAAGGCTGCCATAAACCAGCTCACGCCCCGGAAGACCGTCCCTATTTCCACATCGGGCGCCATGGCGGCGACGACATACGTGTTCACTCCCACCGGCGGCGTCACCGCGCCCATGGTGGTGATCACCGTGATGACGACCGCGAACCAGAGCGGGTCGTATCCCAGCCGCAGCGCGACGGGGAAAAAGATCGGGATGGTGATCATCAACAGGCCCAGCGCGTCCATCAAGGCTCCGCCCACCAGGTAAATGGTCAGCATCAGCAGCAGGACCACCACGCTGGGAATGGGGAGCGCGGCGACCCAGTCGGCCGCCTCGAAGGGGAGCCGGGTCACCGTGAGGAACCGCCCGAAGATCACCGCGCCGCCGACGATCATCATGATCATGCAGCTCATCACGACCGAGTCCTTGACTGCGGAGAGGAACTTCTTCCAGGTCAGGTGCCGACCCGCCACGCTGATGACGATGGAGAAAAAAGCGCCCGCCGCGCCCGCTTCAGTCGCGGTGAACCACCCCAGGTAGAGCCCGGCCATGATCAGCGCGAAGAGGATCAGCATCTCGATGGAACCGGGCAGGCTGCGCAGTTTTTCCCGGAAGGTCGTTTTGGGCCCTTTGGGTCCCAGTTCGGGGTTGCGCAGGCACAACAGGTAGACCGTCAGGATAAACAGCGCCATCAGGAGCAGCCCCGGAATCAGGGAGGCGAAGAAGAGTTTGGCGATGGACTCCCCGGTGGAGAGCCCG from Desulfuromonas sp. TF includes the following:
- a CDS encoding TRAP transporter large permease, producing MEPITIGLLGLAGLMFMLFFTRMPVGFAMALVGFCGFAAVVNPRAAMSSMTSSLWEVFSSYGLAVIPFFIFMGNICFSAGVSNRLYKTAYTWSGQIKGGISMATVLACAGFAAICGSNAATAATMSAVALPEMKKFGYHPALSTGSVACGSTLGVVIPPSVVLIVIGLSTGESIAKLFFASLIPGLLLMALFILTVYLLCLRNPELGPKGPKTTFREKLRSLPGSIEMLILFALIMAGLYLGWFTATEAGAAGAFFSIVISVAGRHLTWKKFLSAVKDSVVMSCMIMMIVGGAVIFGRFLTVTRLPFEAADWVAALPIPSVVVLLLMLTIYLVGGALMDALGLLMITIPIFFPVALRLGYDPLWFAVVITVITTMGAVTPPVGVNTYVVAAMAPDVEIGTVFRGVSWFMAAFVACIGLLIFFPAMATWLPALLG